One window of the Hemitrygon akajei chromosome 5, sHemAka1.3, whole genome shotgun sequence genome contains the following:
- the LOC140728554 gene encoding uncharacterized protein, with product MIVTLYWTPKNNSRSTTSVICVLFRAASWGIEGADEQVGEGEASARAGEGGADAQARGEGESGSRVGEGEASSWVREGEASSQARGKDGSQAGEEETSRWATEEEAVTLVREGESGSQAGEGESGSRAGEGEAGSWAGEGESGSWAGEGEAGSRAGEGEGESGSRAGEGESGSWAGEGESGSRAGEGEAGGWAEECSEELIWGRPYCCCYLKTLELVHKSSVQLTSVCGGGHLHPDFGTIGPGFESSELIPQVPPVLG from the exons ATGATTGTAACGCTATACTGGACTCCCAAAAACAACAGCAGGTCTACCACATCAGTGATCTGTGTGCTGTTCAGAGCTGCCAGCTGGGGTATTGAAGGAGCTGACGAAcaagttggagaaggagaagccagcgctcgggctggagaaggaggagctgATGCTCAGGCTAGAGGAGAAGGAGAATCCGGCTctcgggttggagaaggagaagccagctcctgggtcagagaaggagaagccagcTCTCAGGCCAGAGGAAAAGATGGTTctcaggctggagaagaagaaaccaGCAGATGGGCCACagaagaagaagctgttactctggtcagagaaggagaatccGGCTctcaggctggagaaggagaatccgGCTCTCGGgcaggagaaggagaagctggctcTTGGgcaggagaaggagaatctggctcTTGGgcaggagaaggagaagctggctctagggctggagaaggagaaggagaatccGGCTCTCGGGCAGGAGAAGGAGAATCCGGCTCTTGGGCAGGAGAAGGAGAATCCGGCtctagggctggagaaggagaagctggtggaTGGGCCGAAGAGTGTTCAGAGGAGCTGATCTGGGGCAGACCATACTGCTGCTGCTACTTGAAGACATTGGAGTTGGTGCATAAAAGCAGCGTGCAGTTAACC AGTGTCTGTGGTGGTGGGCATCTGCACCCGGACTTTGGAACAATaggtcctgggtttgaatccagcGAGCTCATTCCACAAGTTccacctgtgctgggttga